A region of Melitaea cinxia chromosome 15, ilMelCinx1.1, whole genome shotgun sequence DNA encodes the following proteins:
- the LOC123660271 gene encoding glutathione S-transferase 2-like, translating into MPEVKVYYFQVKAVGEPIRLLLAYGGQEFQDIRLSKADWPALKPTMPFGQMPVLEIDGKKYAQSTAIERYLGRKYELAGKDIEEDFEIDQVMDFFTDIRLRAAAVFKESDEAHKAKMQKENETNHYPGMLKKLNEIIIENNGHLALGRLTWADFVFAGMYDCLKVLVQISDIDEQYPSFKKLQESVLSIPKVKAFCDQAPKADW; encoded by the exons ATGCCAGAAGTCAAGGTCTACTATTTTCAAGTGAAGGCTGTTGGTGAACCCATTCGTCTGTTGCTTGCCTACGGTGGCCAGGAATTTCAAGATATCAGGCTGTCGAAAGCAGATTGGCCAGCTTTGAAACCGA CGATGCCCTTCGGCCAAATGCCGGTCCTCGAGATCGACGGCAAGAAGTACGCGCAAAGTACAGCCATCGAGCGCTACCTCGGCCGGAAGTACGAGCTCGCCGGCAAGGATATCGAGGAGGATTTCGAGATCGATCAAGTCATGGACTTTTTCACCGACATTCGTCtcc GAGCTGCAGCTGTTTTCAAAGAGTCAGATGAGGCACATAAAGCAAAAATGCAAAAGGAAAACGAAACAAACCATTATCCGGGTATGCTGAAGAAGCTAAATGAAATAATCATCGAAAACAATGGACATTTGGCTCTTGGGAGG ctTACCTGGGCAGACTTTGTGTTCGCTGGTATGTACGACTGTTTAAAGGTTTTAGTCCAAATTTCTGATATTGATGAACAGTACCCTAGCTTCAAGAAGCTACAAGAAAGTGTGCTGTCCATACCCAAAGTGAAGGCTTTCTGTGATCAGGCTCCTAAGGCAGATTGGTAA